A single genomic interval of Nostoc commune NIES-4072 harbors:
- a CDS encoding WD40 repeat domain-containing protein, whose translation MSDNKCISVDNQQLGLNTLQPGIKFDGRKRQGHPGSVLAIAWSPDGKTLFSSGYEKIAKRWDIETGTCLYSWEADSNRVWAVAVSPDTQYVATGGDDSLVRLWDIHTGVCLRTFSGHTSQVLSILFTANGDRMISSSSDRNIKIWNVVTGDCLATLQNHLNWVWSLNLSHDAQTLLSGSWDETINCWDITTGQCRQTFRPVRPYEGMIITEVMGLTEAEVGTLKALGALKVN comes from the coding sequence TTGAGTGATAACAAGTGCATATCAGTCGATAACCAGCAACTTGGGTTAAATACTCTACAGCCTGGTATAAAGTTTGACGGTCGGAAAAGGCAGGGGCATCCTGGCTCTGTGTTAGCGATCGCATGGAGTCCTGACGGAAAGACTCTCTTCAGCAGTGGCTATGAAAAGATAGCTAAACGCTGGGATATTGAAACAGGAACCTGTCTTTATAGTTGGGAGGCAGACTCAAACCGTGTTTGGGCAGTTGCGGTGAGTCCAGATACTCAATACGTTGCTACTGGTGGTGATGACTCCTTGGTGCGCTTGTGGGACATCCACACAGGGGTTTGTCTGCGTACATTCTCTGGACATACCAGCCAGGTACTCAGTATTCTGTTCACCGCCAATGGCGATCGCATGATTAGCAGTAGTAGCGATCGTAATATCAAAATTTGGAATGTAGTTACTGGAGACTGCCTTGCTACACTACAGAATCATCTCAATTGGGTATGGTCACTTAATCTGAGCCACGACGCTCAAACTCTTCTCAGTGGTAGCTGGGATGAAACAATCAACTGTTGGGATATTACTACCGGGCAATGTCGGCAAACTTTCAGACCAGTCCGCCCGTATGAAGGCATGATTATTACTGAAGTGATGGGGTTGACTGAAGCAGAGGTAGGAACTTTAAAAGCTTTGGGGGCGTTAAAAGTGAATTGA
- a CDS encoding IS982 family transposase, which translates to MLNEIISIYAIIDDLLKAIGHNEDCRREMNDAEIITTAITSAMFFNGNHSKACTYMKEHKLISNMLEKSRFNRRLHSVSMLINDLFHQVGMALKEISDSTEYLLDSFPVPICDNIRIFNVKIIQSAQYRGYIASKKRYFYGVRVQLLTTKNGIPVEFVFMPGSANDVRALNALPLNLPPGSEIYGDSAYTDYTIEDDLEQTSHISLKVMRKKNSKRQDQPWNQYIKQHTRHYIETVFSSITCVFPKSIHAVTYQGFLLKLQAFIFSFTLQQAFIE; encoded by the coding sequence ATGCTAAACGAAATAATTTCCATATATGCTATCATAGACGACCTGTTAAAGGCGATTGGGCATAATGAAGATTGTCGTCGAGAGATGAATGACGCAGAAATTATTACAACGGCAATAACATCGGCGATGTTCTTTAATGGTAATCATAGTAAGGCTTGTACCTATATGAAAGAACATAAGTTGATATCTAATATGTTAGAAAAGTCACGATTTAACCGGAGATTACACAGTGTCTCAATGTTAATCAACGACTTGTTTCATCAAGTGGGAATGGCACTGAAGGAAATTAGTGATTCCACTGAATATCTTTTAGACTCGTTCCCAGTGCCCATCTGCGATAACATCCGTATCTTTAATGTAAAAATAATACAGTCGGCGCAGTATAGAGGTTACATCGCATCGAAAAAACGATATTTTTACGGGGTTCGAGTTCAGTTATTAACAACCAAAAATGGTATTCCTGTCGAATTTGTGTTTATGCCTGGTAGTGCCAACGATGTACGTGCTTTAAATGCCTTACCCTTGAATCTACCACCTGGTAGTGAAATTTATGGTGATTCAGCTTACACCGACTACACGATTGAGGATGACTTGGAACAAACAAGTCACATTTCTTTAAAAGTCATGAGGAAAAAGAACTCCAAGCGTCAAGACCAGCCTTGGAATCAATATATTAAACAACATACTCGGCATTATATCGAAACTGTGTTTAGTAGTATCACTTGTGTTTTTCCAAAATCAATACATGCAGTCACTTATCAAGGGTTTTTACTTAAGCTACAAGCATTCATTTTTTCTTTTACTCTTCAACAAGCTTTTATTGAATAA
- a CDS encoding DUF1036 domain-containing protein encodes MNLNKSCLFKLASVLTLTSALQITGFLIPTEPIAHAAERNGPVKLCNGDVREDTVTAAIMYYSFEKNGWIAQGWYNIAPGKCAYVLNYRGAMFVYGKTSSTVYSSSGNTGFCGPVSDGFYGYQKTKCRRNEKFYQGIEIAVPSDGGGFNFTFGDPDLVRDI; translated from the coding sequence ATGAACTTAAACAAGTCTTGTTTATTTAAATTAGCAAGTGTTTTAACTTTAACCTCTGCTCTACAGATAACAGGTTTTCTCATACCTACAGAACCTATTGCTCACGCAGCTGAAAGAAATGGTCCCGTAAAGCTCTGTAACGGTGATGTAAGAGAAGATACTGTGACTGCTGCAATTATGTATTACAGCTTTGAAAAAAATGGTTGGATTGCACAGGGGTGGTACAACATTGCACCTGGTAAATGTGCTTATGTACTAAATTATCGTGGCGCTATGTTTGTTTATGGAAAAACTTCAAGTACAGTTTATAGTAGCTCAGGAAATACAGGTTTCTGCGGCCCAGTTTCTGATGGTTTTTATGGTTATCAGAAAACAAAGTGTAGAAGAAATGAAAAATTTTATCAAGGTATTGAAATCGCTGTTCCGTCTGATGGGGGTGGATTTAATTTCACATTTGGAGATCCCGATTTAGTTAGAGATATTTAG
- a CDS encoding PIN domain-containing protein: MTLIYLDYNCFQRGFDDPRQVRIQMEAVACQEIFTQAQTEQVSLVWSFMHQDETELCPFVDRKYSVLGMVSLCKIKVVPKTEIAEQARLFQQLANLSSKDALHLACAVYIQADFFLTCDDSLRKQAQKLELEIAIMNPIDYIRNNENYGNK, encoded by the coding sequence ATGACTCTGATTTATCTAGACTATAACTGCTTTCAACGTGGCTTTGATGATCCAAGACAAGTTAGAATTCAAATGGAGGCTGTAGCCTGCCAAGAAATATTTACTCAAGCTCAAACAGAACAAGTAAGTCTGGTGTGGTCTTTTATGCACCAAGATGAAACTGAATTATGCCCCTTTGTTGATCGTAAATATTCAGTCTTGGGCATGGTGAGTTTGTGCAAAATAAAGGTAGTTCCAAAAACTGAAATAGCAGAACAAGCCCGTTTGTTCCAGCAGTTAGCTAATCTATCGAGCAAAGATGCCCTACACTTAGCCTGTGCTGTTTATATTCAAGCTGATTTTTTCTTAACTTGTGATGACAGTCTCAGAAAACAAGCTCAGAAGTTGGAATTAGAAATAGCAATCATGAACCCAATTGACTATATTAGGAATAACGAAAATTATGGAAATAAATAA
- a CDS encoding ABC transporter ATP-binding protein, translated as MSIYQSLKKSYTQDRRSENDWRLFLRLVPYARRSGRLLALSMGLLVPLALANAVQPLLIGQAISLIRHEPSTYEFLRNRPMSEGLNILEGLLLVAIASRLILTGYQGYLVQKLGQKITAAIRQDLFQHVTSLAVRFFDRTPVGKLITRITSDVEMLGDVFSTGAIGIVSNLFSMLVILGLMLSLEWQLTCLLLVMLLPISWLIVYIQQQYRKANYKGREELSILNSQLQENVVGINVVQLFRREKFNAELFRATNSRYTQQMDKTIFYDSFISATLEWIGLIAIAAVLCLGGSLLLGKSLAFGTLSAFILYAQRLFDPLRDFAEKFTVIQAGFTAIERVGDILDEPIEIRDRANVRFSIFDAKFGYIDEIVANLESPDVTSPPELGEIRFDHVWFAYKNDDYVIKDLDFTIHPGEKIALVGPTGAGKSSIIRLLCRLYEPTQGRILIDGVDIREVPQAELRRYMSVIFQEGFLFAGDVKSNISLGDGYTIEQIQQAAEQTNIAQFIEQLPQGYDTQLRERGTNISSGEKQLLAFARAAIRNPQILVLDEATASLDVGTEALVQEALNQLLLRRTAIIIAHRLSTIRNVDRIFVLKRGELIEQGSHEQLIQEGGLYATLHNLQMLGT; from the coding sequence ATGAGCATCTATCAATCTCTCAAAAAATCTTATACGCAAGATCGTCGGAGTGAAAATGACTGGCGGTTGTTTTTGCGTTTAGTGCCTTACGCCCGTCGTAGTGGACGGCTGTTGGCGCTATCAATGGGCTTACTTGTGCCGCTAGCCTTAGCTAATGCCGTACAACCACTGTTGATTGGCCAAGCTATCTCGTTAATTCGCCATGAACCAAGCACTTACGAATTTCTCAGGAATCGCCCCATGTCCGAAGGGCTAAATATCCTGGAGGGATTATTGTTAGTTGCGATCGCAAGCCGACTGATTTTAACAGGCTATCAGGGTTATTTAGTACAAAAGCTAGGGCAAAAAATCACCGCAGCAATTCGCCAAGACTTATTCCAACATGTGACATCGTTAGCAGTACGCTTTTTTGACCGTACACCCGTAGGTAAATTAATCACCAGAATCACCAGCGATGTGGAAATGTTAGGCGATGTCTTTTCGACTGGAGCGATTGGCATTGTGTCCAATTTGTTTTCCATGCTGGTGATTTTGGGTTTAATGCTTTCCCTTGAATGGCAACTTACTTGCTTGCTGCTAGTGATGTTGTTACCAATTAGCTGGTTAATAGTTTACATTCAGCAACAGTACCGCAAAGCCAATTACAAAGGGCGGGAAGAACTTTCTATATTGAACTCACAGTTACAAGAAAATGTGGTTGGCATTAACGTAGTGCAGTTGTTCCGTAGGGAAAAATTTAATGCCGAATTGTTTCGCGCCACAAACAGCCGCTACACTCAGCAAATGGATAAAACCATCTTTTATGATTCATTTATTTCAGCCACCTTGGAATGGATTGGTCTGATTGCGATCGCAGCTGTTTTGTGCTTGGGTGGTTCGTTACTATTAGGAAAAAGTTTAGCTTTTGGGACATTATCTGCATTTATCTTGTATGCCCAGCGATTATTTGATCCTTTAAGGGATTTTGCGGAAAAATTTACAGTAATTCAAGCAGGTTTTACTGCCATTGAACGCGTAGGCGATATATTAGATGAACCGATAGAAATCCGCGATCGCGCCAATGTCCGCTTCTCAATATTTGATGCGAAATTTGGCTACATAGACGAGATCGTTGCCAATCTAGAATCTCCAGACGTCACTTCCCCCCCTGAACTGGGAGAAATCCGTTTTGATCACGTCTGGTTTGCTTACAAAAATGATGATTACGTAATTAAAGATTTAGACTTCACCATTCATCCAGGTGAAAAAATTGCATTAGTCGGCCCCACAGGTGCGGGTAAAAGTTCAATCATCCGTCTTTTGTGCCGCCTCTACGAACCCACTCAAGGACGCATTCTCATAGATGGCGTAGATATTCGGGAAGTACCACAGGCAGAACTGCGGCGCTACATGTCAGTAATTTTCCAAGAAGGCTTTTTGTTTGCTGGTGATGTTAAAAGCAACATTTCTTTAGGAGATGGTTATACCATTGAACAGATTCAACAAGCAGCAGAGCAAACCAACATTGCCCAGTTTATAGAACAACTACCCCAAGGGTATGATACTCAACTGCGAGAACGGGGTACAAATATTTCTAGTGGTGAAAAGCAACTTTTAGCCTTTGCGCGGGCTGCCATTCGCAATCCCCAAATATTGGTACTAGATGAAGCTACCGCTAGTTTAGATGTTGGCACAGAAGCTTTAGTTCAAGAAGCATTAAACCAGCTTTTGCTCAGACGTACTGCGATTATTATTGCTCACCGCCTGTCTACAATTCGCAATGTAGACCGGATTTTTGTTCTCAAACGTGGCGAATTAATCGAACAGGGAAGTCACGAGCAACTAATCCAAGAAGGAGGGCTTTATGCCACTTTACATAACTTGCAGATGTTGGGAACTTAA
- a CDS encoding GNAT family N-acetyltransferase gives MPEIETARLRLRHFNLNDFDYLFRLYSDAEVMRYLLPRTREQTQASLNKHIQQWQQHNFGMWAVIYKETGAMIGRCGLGFLENTPEVELGYVFDKSYWNMGLATEASLATLKFGFWEVKLDRIVAIAHPENIASVRVIQKVGMKYEKNASYYGHSVVYYAASNSEWQTDDSLYISQS, from the coding sequence ATGCCTGAGATAGAAACTGCACGATTGCGACTAAGGCACTTCAATCTAAATGACTTTGATTACCTATTTCGCCTCTACAGCGATGCAGAAGTCATGAGGTATCTGTTGCCAAGAACAAGGGAACAAACCCAAGCAAGTTTAAACAAGCATATCCAACAGTGGCAACAACACAACTTTGGGATGTGGGCAGTAATATACAAAGAAACTGGTGCAATGATTGGCCGTTGCGGACTTGGATTTCTAGAAAATACGCCAGAAGTTGAGCTTGGCTATGTGTTTGACAAGTCCTATTGGAACATGGGACTGGCAACTGAAGCATCTCTTGCAACTTTAAAGTTTGGATTTTGGGAAGTGAAGCTAGATCGGATAGTAGCGATTGCACATCCAGAAAACATCGCTTCAGTGCGGGTGATTCAAAAGGTAGGAATGAAGTACGAAAAGAATGCTAGCTATTACGGTCATAGTGTAGTATACTACGCCGCCTCAAACTCAGAATGGCAAACGGATGATTCCCTTTACATTTCGCAATCTTAA
- a CDS encoding tetratricopeptide repeat protein: MTQPLNQVKEWEQRRDEASRYYQRGRFQESLDLVTKNLHLARSIPDRAREGHTLNDLGLAHLSCWQPQKALERFNQALSVAVEIGNASAQATALSNLGSTYSRLGRFSQALEYFEQALPIFRRSQDTQSEISTLNDVALIYTRLGEPKRALLLQHQILRMRRLLGDFSGEATTLNGIGFAYNVLGKFEEALEFFQAALPIQRAVKNLVGEATTLNNIASIYSDLGKPKQALLLYYQVLLTRREISDRSGEATTLHNIGYTYSTLAEHRQAMKFYKQGIAIYQQLGDGLGEISTLLNMGSLYAATKRKKMARSCYQNAQELAEQIEHQPLLEKVQQFIDSL; encoded by the coding sequence ATGACGCAACCTTTAAATCAAGTCAAAGAGTGGGAACAACGTCGTGACGAAGCAAGCCGCTACTACCAACGGGGGAGATTCCAAGAGTCTCTCGATCTGGTAACCAAGAATTTACACTTGGCTAGATCAATTCCAGACAGAGCCAGAGAAGGTCATACATTAAACGATCTTGGTTTAGCTCACCTCAGTTGCTGGCAACCTCAAAAAGCATTAGAACGCTTTAATCAGGCGCTTTCGGTTGCTGTTGAAATTGGCAACGCGTCAGCACAAGCAACTGCACTTAGCAATCTGGGTTCTACTTACAGCCGTCTTGGACGCTTTTCGCAAGCGTTAGAATATTTTGAGCAAGCACTACCAATCTTTAGGCGATCGCAAGATACTCAAAGCGAAATTTCTACTCTTAATGATGTAGCACTAATTTATACCCGGTTAGGAGAACCGAAACGGGCACTGTTGCTACAACACCAAATCTTGAGGATGCGCCGATTGTTGGGTGACTTTTCTGGTGAGGCAACAACCCTAAATGGTATTGGGTTTGCTTACAACGTCTTAGGCAAGTTTGAGGAAGCTCTAGAATTTTTTCAAGCAGCGCTTCCAATTCAACGAGCAGTCAAGAATTTGGTTGGTGAAGCAACCACCTTGAATAATATTGCCTCAATCTATAGTGATTTAGGAAAACCGAAACAAGCGCTATTGCTCTACTATCAAGTTCTTTTGACACGTCGAGAAATCAGCGATCGCTCTGGTGAGGCAACAACACTTCATAACATTGGTTATACCTATAGCACTCTGGCAGAGCATCGCCAAGCAATGAAGTTTTATAAGCAAGGCATTGCGATTTATCAACAACTCGGCGATGGCCTGGGAGAAATTTCAACCTTGCTGAATATGGGAAGCCTGTACGCCGCAACGAAACGCAAAAAAATGGCGCGATCGTGCTACCAAAACGCCCAAGAGTTAGCAGAGCAAATCGAACATCAGCCACTCCTGGAAAAAGTACAG